In the genome of Triticum urartu cultivar G1812 chromosome 5, Tu2.1, whole genome shotgun sequence, one region contains:
- the LOC125555607 gene encoding glutaredoxin-C1-like, whose translation MEQVTKLAGQRAVVIFGMSSCCMCHTVTSLLRDLGVNPMVVELDEDPRGKEMEKALVRLLGRSPAVPAVFIGGRLTGCTDKVMSLHLSGKLVPLLRNAGAVWV comes from the coding sequence ATGGAGCAGGTGACGAAGCTAGCGGGGCAGCGGGCGGTGGTGATCTTCGGCATGAGCTCCTGCTGCATGTGCCACACCGTGACGAGCCTCCTCCGGGATCTCGGCGTGAACCCGATGGTGGTGGAGCTAGACGAGGACCCTAGGGGGAAGGAGATGGAGAAGGCGCTGGTGCGGCTCCTCGGCCGCAGCCCTGCTGTGCCGGCGGTGTTCATCGGCGGCAGGCTCACCGGATGCACCGACAAGGTCATGTCCCTTCACCTCAGCGGCAAGCTTGTCCCACTGCTTCGTAATGCAGGTGCAGTCTGGGTGTAG